A region of Desulfurellaceae bacterium DNA encodes the following proteins:
- a CDS encoding tetratricopeptide repeat protein, which produces MAVARVSRPGGRLGPLLGCAVGCLVAAVASAEQQLEDGLALFEQQRWAEAQQVFSERLRRSPTDAQAHFYLGRIAFGQHDYDTAVARFETAVDLRQHDASFHMWLGRAYGRQAERAAVWRQVWLARKVRRQFETAVALDPESVAARWDLMEYYAKAPGFLGGSRDKARIQAREIERRDAAEGKAAWRLIAETE; this is translated from the coding sequence ATGGCGGTCGCGCGTGTCAGCCGTCCGGGCGGGCGCTTAGGCCCGCTGCTGGGCTGTGCGGTGGGGTGTCTGGTGGCGGCCGTGGCGTCAGCCGAACAGCAGCTGGAGGATGGCCTAGCCCTGTTCGAGCAGCAACGCTGGGCCGAGGCCCAACAGGTTTTTTCCGAGCGGCTGCGCCGTTCTCCAACCGACGCGCAGGCGCATTTTTACCTGGGGCGGATCGCCTTCGGCCAACACGACTACGACACCGCCGTTGCCCGGTTCGAGACCGCTGTCGATCTTCGGCAACACGACGCCAGCTTTCATATGTGGCTCGGCCGTGCCTACGGTCGCCAGGCCGAGCGCGCCGCTGTCTGGCGGCAGGTCTGGCTGGCCCGAAAAGTGCGCCGACAGTTCGAGACCGCTGTCGCGCTTGACCCGGAGAGCGTTGCCGCGCGCTGGGATCTGATGGAGTACTATGCGAAGGCGCCGGGCTTCTTGGGCGGGAGCCGTGACAAGGCCAGAATCCAGGCGCGGGAGATAGAACGGCGTGACGCCGCAGAGGGGAAGGCAGCCTGGCGACTGATTGCCGAGACCGAATAG
- a CDS encoding cell division topological specificity factor MinE, with product MALNRFIRRLLGSSGSKEQAKHRLLTVLVSDRLGLSPEQMQALRQDILATIGRHLPVDSDNVRIDFVHENNPAEVVINAPMRQRAKSA from the coding sequence ATGGCCCTGAACAGGTTTATCCGGCGGCTCTTGGGCTCGAGCGGGAGCAAGGAACAGGCAAAGCATCGGCTGCTCACCGTTCTGGTCTCCGACCGCCTCGGGCTGTCGCCCGAACAGATGCAGGCTCTCCGTCAGGATATTCTGGCCACCATCGGTCGCCATCTGCCGGTTGACTCGGACAATGTCCGGATTGACTTCGTGCACGAAAACAATCCGGCCGAGGTGGTCATTAACGCGCCCATGCGCCAGCGTGCAAAGTCCGCCTGA